A single genomic interval of Pseudomonas sp. FeN3W harbors:
- a CDS encoding autotransporter domain-containing esterase has translation MQSALKPLAAAILLTCATGAAIADDGPFSQLVVFGDSLSDAGNFPDLQSPTLGGNPTGGLRFTNRTGPTYGAGEYIGEVGTQRLASMLGLQSLPSTPLLPTVLTGNPDGTNYAVGGYRTDQILDSITLDSTVSAGGSARTRPGYLVENPRVDSNALYYLNGGGNDIFQLGTNPVTMADAAGNLVAGVAALQAAGARYIIVSDLPDVGTTPLGFITGQAATFNFLSDQFNTELASQLQARGGNYVLVNNRLLLAEVRADLAAFGFDPNVAQTAVCFDPSSSTSPCLPDPTYSLGGTAPDPSRLLFNDAVHPTTAVHQISADYLYSIISAPWEVSLLPEMGRSALRAHLQQLDNELSARRGDWQAVGAWRTFVQGGYNRPEYDGYGGGDGSGLSLSLGVTQRLSETWLAGVSLGLAENSLELGRNDSEYDMRSYLATAFARYEYQRLFADFSLSAGYLDYHDLKRTFALGISERAEKGDTEGTLWGAAAKVGFNLMQPGDQMQFGPFVGASYQKVEVDGYREQGERSTALSYEDQELDSLRLSLGLFGDYALSERTRLFGEVAREVEREDEDRRDLRMSLNSVSGNSFELPGAVPTGDQTRFSVGLAHRLTPGLALRANYHYRGNDNRDHGVGLSLAWDL, from the coding sequence GTGCAGAGCGCTCTCAAACCGCTTGCGGCAGCCATTCTACTCACCTGCGCGACAGGCGCGGCTATCGCCGATGACGGCCCGTTCAGTCAGTTAGTCGTGTTCGGCGACTCGCTGAGCGATGCCGGCAACTTTCCCGACCTGCAAAGCCCGACACTGGGCGGCAATCCTACTGGAGGTTTGCGCTTCACCAACCGCACCGGCCCCACCTACGGTGCCGGCGAATATATTGGCGAGGTCGGCACGCAGCGCCTGGCAAGCATGCTGGGCCTGCAATCGTTACCTTCCACACCGCTGTTACCGACAGTACTCACAGGCAATCCGGACGGTACCAACTATGCCGTCGGCGGTTACCGTACCGACCAGATTCTCGACTCGATCACCCTCGATTCGACCGTTTCCGCAGGCGGCTCTGCCCGGACCCGGCCTGGCTACCTGGTCGAGAACCCGCGCGTCGACAGCAATGCGCTCTACTACCTGAACGGCGGCGGTAACGACATTTTCCAGCTCGGCACCAACCCGGTCACGATGGCTGACGCTGCCGGTAATCTGGTGGCGGGTGTCGCTGCACTGCAGGCCGCGGGCGCGCGCTACATCATCGTCTCCGATCTGCCGGATGTCGGCACCACGCCGCTGGGCTTCATCACTGGCCAGGCCGCCACATTCAACTTCCTGAGCGACCAGTTCAACACCGAGTTGGCGAGCCAGCTGCAAGCCCGGGGTGGCAACTACGTGCTGGTGAACAATCGCCTGTTGCTGGCCGAGGTACGTGCTGACCTGGCCGCCTTTGGCTTCGACCCCAATGTGGCGCAGACTGCAGTGTGCTTCGACCCGTCATCCTCGACGTCGCCGTGCCTGCCGGACCCGACCTACAGCCTCGGCGGCACAGCGCCTGATCCTAGCCGCCTGCTGTTCAATGACGCCGTCCATCCAACCACCGCTGTTCATCAGATCAGCGCCGACTATCTGTACTCGATCATTTCCGCGCCTTGGGAAGTGTCCCTGCTGCCGGAGATGGGCCGCTCGGCCTTGCGCGCCCATCTGCAACAACTGGACAACGAACTGTCCGCCCGGCGCGGCGACTGGCAGGCGGTCGGCGCCTGGCGCACCTTCGTCCAGGGTGGTTACAACCGGCCTGAGTACGACGGTTACGGTGGCGGTGACGGTAGCGGCCTGAGCCTGTCGCTTGGCGTTACCCAGCGTCTGAGCGAGACATGGCTTGCCGGCGTCAGCCTGGGCCTGGCGGAAAACTCGCTGGAACTGGGCAGAAACGACTCCGAATACGACATGCGCAGCTACCTGGCAACGGCCTTCGCCCGTTACGAATACCAGCGCCTGTTCGCCGACTTCAGCCTCAGCGCCGGTTATCTGGATTACCACGACCTGAAGCGTACCTTCGCCCTCGGCATCAGCGAGCGAGCGGAAAAGGGTGACACCGAAGGCACGCTATGGGGCGCAGCGGCGAAGGTTGGCTTCAACCTGATGCAGCCAGGCGACCAGATGCAGTTCGGCCCATTCGTCGGCGCCAGCTATCAGAAGGTCGAAGTCGACGGTTACCGCGAACAGGGCGAACGCTCAACCGCGCTGAGCTATGAAGATCAGGAACTGGATTCACTGCGCCTGTCGCTCGGTCTGTTCGGTGACTATGCGCTGAGCGAACGCACGCGGCTGTTCGGCGAAGTGGCACGGGAGGTGGAGCGCGAGGACGAAGACCGGCGTGACTTGCGCATGTCGCTGAACAGCGTGTCGGGCAACAGCTTCGAGCTACCGGGCGCGGTACCGACCGGCGACCAGACGCGCTTCAGCGTGGGCCTGGCGCACCGTCTGACACCAGGTCTGGCATTGCGCGCCAACTACCATTACCGGGGCAACGATAACCGCGACCACGGAGTGGGGCTGTCGCTGGCCTGGGACCTGTAA
- the pncB gene encoding nicotinate phosphoribosyltransferase, translated as MNSSAFSERIVQSLLDTDFYKLTMMQAVLHHYPNAEVEWAFRSRSGEDLTPYLDEIRQQIEALAELQMTTEELAYLERIPYMQPDFIRFLGLFRFDLRYLQVNIEDGELVMHLRGPWLHVILFEVPLLAIVSEVRNRARYPAVTLAQARDRLDEKLNWLRSQASRDELASFTLADFGTRRRFSFAVQAMVVDRLQCDFPGCFAGTSNVHLARTRNVRPMGTMAHEWIMAHQQLGPRLIDSQVAALDCWVREYRGALGIALTDCITMDAFLRDFDLYFAKLFDGLRHDSGDPLLWAEKAIAHYQRLGIDPKTRQLIFSDGLDLARALEIHRALIGRSNPSFGIGTGLTCDIPGVEPTNMVIKMTACNGQPVAKISDSPGKTMCRDEAFVSYMRYVFGLDNG; from the coding sequence ATGAACAGCAGCGCCTTTTCCGAACGAATCGTCCAGAGCCTGCTGGATACCGATTTCTACAAGCTCACCATGATGCAGGCGGTGCTGCATCACTATCCGAATGCGGAGGTGGAGTGGGCATTCCGCAGCCGCTCCGGTGAAGACCTGACTCCCTACCTCGACGAGATCCGCCAGCAGATCGAGGCGCTTGCCGAGCTGCAAATGACGACCGAGGAGCTGGCCTACCTCGAGCGCATCCCCTACATGCAGCCCGACTTCATCCGTTTCCTCGGCTTGTTCCGTTTCGACCTGCGTTATCTGCAGGTGAACATCGAGGACGGCGAGCTGGTGATGCACCTGCGCGGCCCCTGGCTCCACGTGATCCTGTTCGAAGTGCCGCTGCTGGCCATCGTCAGCGAGGTGCGCAACCGCGCGCGCTATCCCGCGGTGACGCTGGCCCAGGCGCGCGACCGGCTGGATGAGAAGCTGAACTGGCTACGCAGCCAGGCCAGCCGTGACGAACTGGCCAGCTTTACCCTGGCTGATTTCGGCACACGCCGTCGCTTCTCCTTTGCCGTACAGGCGATGGTGGTGGACCGACTGCAATGCGATTTTCCCGGTTGTTTCGCCGGCACCAGCAACGTGCATCTGGCTCGCACACGGAATGTGAGGCCGATGGGCACCATGGCCCACGAGTGGATCATGGCGCACCAGCAGCTCGGCCCGCGACTCATCGACAGCCAGGTCGCGGCGCTGGACTGCTGGGTTCGCGAATATCGTGGGGCGCTGGGCATCGCGCTGACCGACTGCATCACCATGGATGCCTTCCTGCGCGACTTCGATCTCTACTTCGCCAAGCTGTTCGACGGCCTGCGCCATGACTCGGGCGACCCTCTACTGTGGGCGGAGAAGGCCATCGCGCATTACCAGCGCCTGGGTATCGATCCGAAAACCCGCCAGCTGATCTTTTCCGATGGCCTCGACCTGGCCAGAGCGCTGGAAATCCACCGCGCGCTCATCGGGCGCAGCAACCCCAGCTTTGGCATCGGCACCGGACTCACCTGCGACATTCCAGGCGTGGAGCCGACCAACATGGTCATCAAGATGACCGCCTGCAATGGTCAGCCGGTGGCGAAGATCTCCGACTCGCCGGGCAAGACCATGTGCCGCGACGAGGCGTTCGTCAGCTATATGCGGTACGTCTTCGGCCTGGACAATGGCTGA
- a CDS encoding GGDEF domain-containing protein, with the protein MPSILDLLRSRLSSLLPSELKPNELRHLLSPRRHPLLLCQRRATLIVNRVRLFAFLFAVLTPLWSLIDLMVFEPRLWAALAGFRMMACLAFTCLLLFYRPSGNLLDAYRAIAILFAIPTIFYIASHTLLGSYQLAQFSAVVGAGYAFLPFVLMAGLTIFPLTLVENLVLSSLLLLAQALAGYLSWATLNWPSFAGAFWLLILIAGVASLASMSQLAFMFALVRQAIRDPLTGVFSRGSGEEILRLQWDSAQRKDGPLALAFIDLDHFKSINDNHGHESGDQVLREAARRLVATLRGSDSLLRWGGEEFLLIMPETDMQQAHMALERIVGQGLGVRPDGAPLTASIGLAERRCDRIADCRDLLELADKRMYYAKMRGRNRLCATDPEAVQPPQAFVMRD; encoded by the coding sequence ATGCCATCGATTCTCGACCTGCTGCGCAGTCGCCTGAGCTCGTTGCTACCCAGCGAACTCAAGCCCAACGAGCTTCGTCATCTGCTGAGCCCGCGACGCCATCCGCTGCTGCTCTGCCAGCGCCGCGCGACCCTGATCGTCAACCGCGTTCGCCTGTTCGCCTTTCTGTTCGCAGTGCTGACCCCGCTGTGGAGCCTGATCGATCTGATGGTGTTCGAGCCCAGGCTGTGGGCGGCGCTGGCCGGTTTTCGGATGATGGCGTGCCTGGCGTTCACCTGCCTGCTGCTGTTCTACCGTCCGAGCGGCAATCTGCTGGACGCCTATCGAGCGATCGCGATCCTGTTCGCCATCCCGACCATCTTCTACATCGCCTCGCATACCTTGCTCGGCAGCTATCAGCTGGCGCAGTTTTCCGCGGTGGTCGGCGCCGGCTACGCCTTTCTGCCGTTCGTACTGATGGCCGGGCTGACCATTTTTCCGCTGACCCTGGTGGAGAATCTCGTGCTCTCCAGCCTGCTGCTGCTGGCCCAGGCACTGGCTGGCTATCTCAGCTGGGCGACGCTGAACTGGCCGTCGTTCGCCGGTGCCTTCTGGCTGTTGATCCTGATCGCCGGCGTCGCCAGCCTGGCCAGCATGAGCCAGCTGGCGTTCATGTTCGCGTTGGTGCGCCAGGCCATCCGCGACCCGCTCACCGGGGTTTTCTCCCGCGGCAGCGGCGAGGAGATTCTTCGGCTGCAGTGGGACAGCGCGCAGCGCAAGGATGGTCCGCTGGCGCTGGCATTCATCGACCTCGACCACTTCAAGTCGATCAACGACAACCATGGCCATGAGTCCGGCGATCAGGTCCTGCGCGAGGCGGCCAGGCGTCTGGTGGCGACGCTGCGAGGCTCGGACAGCCTGTTGCGCTGGGGCGGCGAAGAGTTCCTGCTGATCATGCCGGAGACCGACATGCAGCAGGCGCACATGGCGCTTGAGCGCATCGTTGGCCAGGGTCTCGGCGTGCGGCCGGACGGTGCACCGCTGACGGCGAGCATCGGGCTGGCCGAACGCCGTTGCGATCGGATCGCAGACTGTCGGGACCTGCTGGAGCTGGCGGATAAGCGCATGTATTACGCCAAGATGCGCGGGCGTAATCGCCTCTGCGCCACGGATCCGGAGGCTGTGCAACCGCCGCAGGCATTCGTCATGCGCGACTAG
- a CDS encoding ATPase, translating into MRNDAHDELDNIPSLTAGRDRVEPYPAPDLEPIRRTADEPVDDGRSRQKRRPASPAGKVSTAPLWVMVLALLLSLGALGWWSYQKIAMLEMQLVATQESFARISEDAAGRLQDITGKVVATESNVTTESEAVKLRIKQLEQQAIDLDRKQQAFATEQQSLAGKQGNQDRRMDEQGKRLEQLGADLQAQQGSTATLAESVKTLGSEQASLKSTLDEQAKLAGRVDSLSKDIAALKQSGNQSQAISRLEQDILVLRSELDNRPAPAPNAINTAEFDSFRAQVTRTINAMQGQIANLQGQLDGR; encoded by the coding sequence ATGCGCAACGATGCTCACGACGAACTGGACAACATTCCCAGCCTGACCGCAGGCCGTGATCGCGTGGAGCCCTATCCGGCGCCGGATCTCGAGCCGATCCGCAGAACCGCGGACGAGCCCGTGGATGACGGTCGTTCCCGCCAGAAACGTCGCCCCGCAAGCCCCGCTGGCAAGGTGAGCACGGCGCCTCTATGGGTCATGGTGCTGGCCTTGCTCCTCAGCCTGGGTGCGCTCGGCTGGTGGAGTTATCAGAAGATCGCCATGCTGGAAATGCAGCTGGTCGCCACCCAGGAAAGCTTCGCGCGTATCAGCGAGGATGCCGCGGGACGCCTGCAGGACATCACCGGCAAAGTCGTTGCGACCGAGTCCAATGTGACCACGGAAAGCGAGGCGGTGAAGCTGCGCATCAAGCAGTTGGAGCAACAGGCCATCGATCTTGACCGCAAGCAGCAGGCCTTTGCGACCGAACAGCAGAGTCTGGCTGGCAAGCAGGGCAATCAGGATCGGCGCATGGACGAACAGGGCAAGCGCCTCGAGCAGCTGGGTGCCGACCTGCAAGCTCAGCAGGGGAGTACTGCGACGCTGGCAGAGAGCGTCAAGACGCTGGGCAGCGAGCAGGCTTCACTCAAATCGACCCTGGACGAGCAGGCCAAGCTGGCCGGACGGGTCGACAGCCTGAGCAAGGACATCGCGGCGCTTAAGCAGAGCGGTAACCAGAGTCAGGCGATCAGCAGGCTGGAGCAGGACATCCTGGTGCTGCGCAGTGAGCTGGACAATCGGCCGGCCCCTGCACCGAACGCGATCAATACCGCCGAGTTCGACTCCTTCCGCGCTCAGGTCACCCGCACCATCAATGCCATGCAGGGGCAGATCGCCAATCTGCAAGGTCAGCTCGACGGACGTTGA
- the hmpA gene encoding NO-inducible flavohemoprotein, whose product MLCAEQIALIKATVPLLENGGEALTTHFYKLLLSEHPEVNPLFNQAHQASGEQPRALANGVLMYARHIDRLEALGPLVAQVINKHVALQVLPEHYPLVGSCLLRAIREVLGETIATDAVIDAWAAAYQQLADLLIGQEERLYQAKAEAPGGWRGARPFRIARKVKESEEITSFHLEPEDGGPLMDFLPGQYIGLRLRVEGNEVRRNYSLSAAGNGSEYRISVKREPGGVVSNALHAMPEGAVLELFAPAGEFILEPSEKPLVLISGGVGITPTLAMLEQALASARPVHFIHCARNAGVHAFRRSVDALAERHVQLKRFYCYEQHNGADAAPDAVGRLTEQQLGEWLPEDRNVDAYFLGPKPFMAAVRRQLKSLGVPEQQTRYEFFGPASALD is encoded by the coding sequence ATGCTTTGCGCTGAACAGATCGCCCTAATCAAAGCCACCGTGCCATTGCTGGAAAACGGCGGCGAAGCCCTGACCACCCACTTCTACAAGCTCCTGCTGAGCGAACACCCCGAGGTGAACCCGTTGTTCAACCAGGCGCACCAGGCCAGCGGTGAACAACCACGTGCACTGGCCAACGGTGTGCTGATGTACGCCCGGCATATCGACCGCCTCGAAGCCCTCGGCCCACTGGTGGCGCAGGTCATCAACAAGCACGTCGCCCTGCAGGTGCTGCCCGAGCACTACCCACTGGTCGGTAGCTGCCTGTTGCGGGCCATCCGCGAGGTCCTTGGTGAGACCATCGCCACCGATGCGGTGATCGACGCCTGGGCCGCGGCCTATCAGCAGCTGGCAGACCTGCTCATCGGGCAGGAGGAACGGCTCTACCAGGCCAAGGCCGAAGCCCCGGGTGGCTGGCGTGGTGCGCGCCCGTTCCGCATCGCGCGCAAGGTCAAGGAGAGCGAGGAGATCACCTCGTTCCACCTGGAGCCGGAGGATGGCGGGCCGCTAATGGATTTCCTGCCCGGCCAGTACATCGGCCTCAGGCTCCGGGTCGAGGGCAACGAGGTACGTCGCAACTACTCGCTGTCCGCCGCCGGCAATGGCAGCGAGTACCGCATCAGCGTCAAGCGCGAGCCCGGTGGGGTCGTCTCCAATGCGTTGCATGCCATGCCCGAAGGTGCCGTGCTGGAGCTGTTCGCGCCGGCTGGCGAGTTCATCCTCGAACCGAGCGAAAAGCCCCTGGTGCTGATCAGCGGTGGCGTCGGCATCACGCCAACCCTGGCGATGCTGGAACAGGCGCTGGCCAGCGCTCGGCCGGTGCACTTCATCCACTGCGCGCGCAATGCCGGCGTGCACGCGTTCCGCCGCAGCGTGGACGCGTTGGCCGAGCGTCATGTACAGCTCAAGCGTTTCTACTGCTATGAGCAGCACAACGGCGCCGATGCCGCGCCGGATGCCGTCGGCCGCCTGACCGAGCAACAGCTTGGCGAATGGCTACCGGAAGACCGCAACGTGGATGCCTATTTCCTTGGGCCCAAACCCTTCATGGCCGCAGTTCGCCGTCAGCTGAAATCGCTTGGCGTACCGGAGCAGCAAACCCGCTACGAGTTCTTCGGCCCCGCTTCAGCACTCGATTGA